The Halalkalibacter krulwichiae genome has a segment encoding these proteins:
- a CDS encoding DUF1064 domain-containing protein: MARIRSKKVNYYGHTFDSVAEGEFYLSLRSDPNVQDIILQPQYTLIGAFAVPCGKCNGTGKVKSRKTANEVQCRSCKGAGESKRRPWTYKADFLVIYKDGRQEVIDVKGGFTDAKFPYVKKMFEYKTGQELIVWKKTRTGWKRG; the protein is encoded by the coding sequence ATGGCACGAATCAGAAGTAAGAAGGTTAATTATTATGGTCACACATTCGATTCGGTGGCGGAAGGGGAGTTTTACCTCTCCCTTCGCTCAGATCCAAACGTGCAAGACATCATCCTGCAACCTCAATACACTCTCATAGGGGCGTTTGCTGTGCCGTGTGGCAAATGTAACGGAACAGGAAAGGTAAAGTCTAGGAAGACCGCTAACGAGGTACAGTGTCGCTCCTGTAAAGGCGCAGGAGAGAGTAAGCGTAGACCTTGGACATACAAAGCGGACTTCCTTGTGATCTATAAAGATGGCCGTCAAGAAGTGATCGATGTAAAAGGGGGATTCACTGATGCGAAATTCCCTTACGTTAAAAAGATGTTTGAATATAAAACTGGTCAAGAGTTGATCGTTTGGAAGAAAACGAGAACAGGATGGAAAAGAGGTTAG
- a CDS encoding DUF1653 domain-containing protein has translation MRYYKHYKGGIYKHIGIAKHSETQEEMVIYQGSDGQMWARPSSMFNELIVYPEGQEVERFRPLGNEVPKEVSESLRMKFGKYKGYYEWDLAVEWFQTSNDAFFEKYGFNFVPKGRLFEEAREYVYWNGRNNIQQNINIEIKQPDLAPSDVLKEITKSLAKSSFNKIGY, from the coding sequence ATGAGATATTACAAGCATTATAAAGGCGGTATTTATAAACATATCGGTATAGCTAAACATTCTGAAACACAAGAAGAAATGGTTATTTATCAAGGTTCAGACGGTCAAATGTGGGCAAGACCTAGTTCGATGTTCAATGAACTAATCGTATATCCAGAGGGGCAAGAAGTTGAACGTTTCAGGCCTCTTGGGAATGAAGTTCCTAAAGAGGTTTCAGAAAGCTTACGTATGAAGTTTGGGAAGTACAAAGGGTATTATGAATGGGATTTAGCGGTTGAATGGTTTCAGACCAGTAATGATGCTTTCTTTGAAAAATACGGCTTTAATTTTGTACCTAAAGGTAGGTTGTTTGAAGAGGCAAGAGAGTATGTTTATTGGAACGGCAGAAATAACATACAACAGAATATAAACATTGAGATTAAACAACCCGATTTAGCTCCTAGTGATGTCTTGAAAGAAATAACAAAAAGTCTAGCTAAAAGTAGTTTTAATAAAATAGGTTACTGA
- a CDS encoding terminase small subunit: MARQRDPRRDEAFEIWKKSKGEKKLKDIAAELGVSDTQVRKWKSQDKWEPAKGNVTNSKSNVTKQKNVPVPVIENDDLNDNQKMFCLYYLKYYNAIKAYQKAYDCDYKSAHSNAHRMMANEGVRTEIQRLKAEQQSGVFLDAQVILQKYMDIAFADITDFLTFGRKEVEVDKGENGEPIMVEVNYVEFKNSHAVDGTIVTEVKQGKDGVSIKLADKMKALEKLEKYVELLSDTQKSKLEEEKLLAETVLTKAKAELVKGSKKDTSLLEALINLRSESE, translated from the coding sequence ATGGCTAGACAACGTGATCCTAGAAGAGATGAAGCATTTGAGATATGGAAGAAGAGTAAGGGTGAAAAGAAGCTTAAGGATATTGCTGCTGAATTAGGTGTATCTGACACTCAGGTGCGTAAGTGGAAGAGTCAAGATAAATGGGAACCAGCAAAAGGGAACGTTACTAATTCGAAAAGTAACGTTACTAAACAGAAAAACGTTCCAGTTCCAGTTATAGAGAATGATGATCTTAATGACAATCAAAAAATGTTCTGCCTTTATTATCTAAAGTATTACAATGCGATTAAGGCTTATCAGAAAGCTTATGATTGCGATTATAAATCTGCTCATTCGAATGCTCATCGTATGATGGCAAATGAAGGCGTAAGAACGGAAATACAACGCCTGAAAGCTGAACAGCAATCAGGCGTTTTTTTAGATGCTCAAGTGATATTGCAGAAGTACATGGATATTGCTTTCGCTGATATAACCGACTTCCTCACATTCGGAAGGAAAGAAGTTGAAGTTGATAAGGGTGAGAATGGCGAACCGATCATGGTTGAAGTTAACTATGTGGAGTTCAAGAACTCTCATGCTGTTGATGGAACGATAGTGACTGAGGTAAAGCAAGGGAAAGACGGAGTATCCATAAAGCTCGCTGATAAGATGAAAGCTCTTGAAAAGCTAGAGAAATATGTAGAGCTGCTGTCAGATACGCAAAAGAGCAAGTTAGAAGAAGAGAAGCTATTAGCCGAAACGGTCTTAACCAAAGCCAAAGCCGAGCTTGTTAAAGGGTCAAAGAAAGATACGTCCTTGCTTGAAGCTCTTATTAATCTTAGGAGTGAGAGCGAATGA
- a CDS encoding PBSX family phage terminase large subunit, whose amino-acid sequence MIVFSPKQKQIITAPYDVTLEVNEGTPRSSKTTAGVFRYADYIAGTRDENHLIVAYNQEQAFRLFMECDGFGLMHIFGDLAKIKHDENGDHLLVDTHNGQRKIYYKGGGKADSKKAITGMSLGSVAFCEIDLLHMDMIQECFRRTFAAKDRYHLADLNPPSPNHPVIKEVFEVQKTRWVHWTIDDNPIITGERKQEIHETLKKNPYLYKRDWLGQRVIPSGVIYSMFDMKDNIKQKLEGKKIEMYFSGDGGQSDATSVSCNIVTRHKGKQRQYDYKLNRVAHYYHSGSDTGQVKAMSTYAKEIKTFILWCQEKFDIVRSEVFIDPACKSLREELHLLGVVTSPANNNSKDIKGSSKGIEVGIERMQSAITNEQFLLLETEEYDHYNFIKEIGMYCRDDNGKPIDANNHALDEARYANNYYYRKYVL is encoded by the coding sequence ATGATTGTATTTTCTCCTAAACAAAAGCAGATTATCACCGCTCCATACGATGTGACATTAGAAGTAAATGAAGGTACTCCCCGCTCAAGTAAAACGACGGCGGGTGTTTTTCGTTATGCGGACTACATTGCTGGTACGAGAGATGAGAATCACCTTATCGTCGCCTATAACCAAGAGCAAGCCTTTCGGCTCTTTATGGAGTGTGATGGTTTTGGACTCATGCATATATTTGGTGATCTGGCCAAGATCAAGCATGACGAAAATGGAGATCATTTGCTAGTTGATACGCACAATGGGCAAAGGAAGATCTACTACAAAGGTGGAGGGAAAGCAGATAGCAAGAAAGCCATTACTGGTATGTCGCTTGGATCTGTAGCCTTTTGTGAGATCGACTTGCTCCACATGGATATGATACAAGAGTGCTTCCGTCGTACTTTTGCTGCTAAAGATCGATATCATCTAGCGGATCTTAACCCTCCTTCTCCTAATCATCCGGTGATTAAAGAAGTATTTGAGGTTCAGAAAACTCGTTGGGTGCATTGGACCATTGATGATAATCCGATCATTACAGGTGAGCGTAAACAGGAGATACACGAAACACTCAAAAAGAATCCGTACCTTTACAAGCGAGATTGGCTAGGGCAAAGGGTAATCCCTTCGGGAGTTATCTATAGCATGTTTGACATGAAGGACAATATCAAACAGAAGCTTGAAGGTAAGAAGATTGAAATGTACTTCTCTGGTGATGGTGGTCAGAGCGATGCTACTAGCGTGAGTTGTAATATTGTCACAAGGCACAAGGGGAAGCAAAGGCAATATGATTATAAATTGAACAGGGTTGCTCATTATTACCATAGCGGTTCTGATACTGGTCAAGTAAAGGCAATGAGTACCTATGCTAAAGAAATCAAGACTTTCATCTTATGGTGCCAAGAGAAGTTTGATATAGTTCGCTCGGAAGTGTTTATCGATCCTGCCTGTAAGTCTTTACGAGAAGAGTTACATCTGTTGGGGGTCGTAACGAGTCCAGCTAACAATAACTCGAAGGATATCAAAGGATCATCAAAGGGAATTGAGGTTGGAATTGAGCGGATGCAGAGTGCTATCACAAACGAACAATTCTTACTGCTAGAAACAGAAGAGTATGATCACTACAACTTTATCAAAGAGATAGGGATGTATTGTCGCGATGATAATGGCAAGCCGATAGACGCTAATAACCACGCATTGGATGAAGCGAGATACGCAAATAACTATTATTACAGAAAATACGTGCTGTAA
- a CDS encoding phage portal protein, whose product MIKGIISKVRRLLQRMGITKHIKSLSQLKQIPMDDEYYKHIDKWKALYQGYFSDWHDLQYNTVNGTKKRTMATLGMPKVVAQEMASLIFNERCEINISDEGLSKEITNVFEQNKFVKRFQDYLEFQFALGGMVIKPYFSDGQLKLSYVTADCFVPLSWDNQGIHEAVFPNEIRKGDKRYTHLEWHLWEGKEYVIKNELFVSDNNSDLGKQVPLSVLYPDLEEEVRITAFKRSNFVYFRPNVANNIDMHSPLGISLFANALDTLKSLDIAFDSYQREFRLGKRRIIVPASAVKMVVDGQGNMVRYFDADDEVYQAMGSGGMDDQKIHDSTVELRVEEHIAAINSLLNLLATQTGFSTGAFTFDGKSMKTATEVVSENSKTFKSKQSHENVIEAGLTELIDCVIQTAELYELFSRPKENWDVTVTFDDSIAEDRAAEINKQIKMVVGGLQSRKRAIMKVHGVTEDEAMVILKEVENDQSALYPSFDKVAEEHLLGDEE is encoded by the coding sequence GTGATAAAAGGAATTATTTCAAAGGTTAGGAGGTTGTTGCAGAGAATGGGTATAACTAAGCATATAAAGAGCTTGTCGCAACTAAAACAGATTCCGATGGATGATGAGTATTATAAACACATCGACAAGTGGAAGGCTCTCTATCAAGGCTATTTCAGCGACTGGCATGATTTGCAATATAATACAGTCAATGGCACGAAAAAGCGCACTATGGCGACGCTAGGGATGCCAAAAGTGGTAGCTCAGGAGATGGCTTCACTTATTTTTAACGAAAGATGTGAAATCAATATATCTGATGAGGGATTATCCAAGGAGATTACCAATGTTTTTGAGCAAAACAAATTCGTCAAGCGATTCCAAGACTACCTTGAGTTTCAGTTCGCGCTTGGCGGCATGGTAATCAAACCTTACTTTAGTGATGGCCAACTTAAACTTTCTTATGTGACTGCTGATTGCTTCGTTCCGCTTAGTTGGGATAACCAAGGTATACATGAGGCGGTATTTCCTAACGAGATACGTAAAGGCGACAAAAGGTACACGCATCTGGAATGGCACTTGTGGGAAGGTAAGGAATACGTCATTAAGAATGAGTTGTTTGTAAGTGATAACAACAGCGATCTAGGCAAACAAGTTCCGTTATCTGTACTTTACCCTGATTTAGAGGAAGAAGTAAGGATAACAGCTTTCAAACGCTCTAACTTTGTTTATTTCCGTCCTAACGTCGCTAATAACATTGATATGCATAGCCCTCTTGGTATCTCGCTCTTTGCTAATGCCTTAGATACGCTAAAATCGCTTGATATTGCATTTGATAGTTATCAACGTGAGTTTAGATTAGGCAAGCGACGCATTATCGTTCCTGCTTCTGCTGTAAAGATGGTTGTGGATGGACAAGGGAATATGGTCCGTTACTTTGATGCGGATGATGAGGTTTATCAGGCGATGGGATCAGGCGGTATGGATGATCAAAAAATTCATGACAGTACCGTTGAGTTACGAGTCGAGGAGCATATAGCTGCTATTAACTCTTTATTAAATCTCTTAGCGACACAAACAGGATTCAGCACAGGCGCTTTTACTTTTGATGGGAAGAGCATGAAAACAGCCACCGAGGTAGTTAGTGAGAATAGTAAGACGTTTAAGTCGAAACAGTCTCATGAGAACGTAATTGAAGCGGGGTTAACCGAGCTAATCGACTGCGTCATTCAAACTGCCGAATTGTACGAGTTGTTCAGTCGCCCGAAAGAAAATTGGGATGTGACGGTTACTTTCGATGACTCAATCGCTGAGGATAGGGCAGCTGAGATTAATAAGCAAATTAAGATGGTTGTCGGAGGGTTGCAAAGTAGGAAGCGAGCGATCATGAAGGTGCATGGTGTGACAGAAGATGAAGCGATGGTGATATTGAAAGAGGTCGAGAATGATCAGTCGGCGTTGTATCCTAGTTTCGATAAGGTGGCTGAAGAACATCTATTAGGTGATGAGGAGTGA
- a CDS encoding phage minor capsid protein, translating to MDLERPKITPTQLDLWSSNMGELYNSLEGEIIRIIIKRLNSGSNDITYWQAQKLSELRLFNSEVAKHLAEVTNVAESEIRRMFEDAGRGMVQDVDRAMPYGTLPQPNNLDDVLRGYYNQAWGDIDNYVNQTLITAAYGAGTAQMAYKNTLNRTAALFNTGIYTLEESVERSITELAQNGIRTTLADSRGRSLSLEGYVRTTLKSTLGNTFNEVRTERMGEYGVHTVVVTSLVGARDQCSLIQGQVVDLRPMEQIPPDSEYRSIYDPYWQAEYGTVGGHRGANCRHSHIPFVPGVNTNNQPHYDDELNERVYEARNTQRRIEREIVKYKKNLMVAEGLKSDKVDYWKMMVKRRQSAMREHLSKNGEYLRRNYKRERVYTPLDTLLEEFSYDD from the coding sequence ATGGATCTTGAGCGTCCGAAAATCACACCTACTCAATTGGATTTGTGGTCCAGTAATATGGGAGAGCTTTATAATTCGCTTGAAGGTGAGATAATACGGATCATCATTAAAAGATTGAACAGTGGTTCGAATGACATTACCTACTGGCAAGCTCAGAAACTATCAGAGTTGCGATTGTTTAATAGTGAGGTCGCAAAGCATCTAGCAGAAGTGACAAATGTTGCGGAAAGTGAAATCAGACGCATGTTTGAGGATGCGGGCAGGGGAATGGTGCAAGATGTAGATAGAGCAATGCCGTATGGAACTCTGCCTCAGCCCAATAATTTAGATGACGTATTGAGAGGGTACTACAATCAAGCGTGGGGTGATATTGACAATTATGTTAATCAGACGCTTATCACCGCTGCTTATGGAGCAGGAACAGCTCAAATGGCTTACAAAAACACATTAAACCGTACCGCCGCTTTATTTAATACAGGCATCTATACGCTTGAAGAGTCTGTCGAACGCTCAATAACCGAATTAGCACAGAATGGTATTCGCACCACGTTGGCTGATAGTAGAGGGCGCTCGTTGAGCCTTGAGGGCTATGTTAGGACAACACTGAAATCTACACTAGGAAATACCTTCAATGAAGTGAGAACGGAACGTATGGGCGAATATGGAGTGCATACCGTGGTTGTTACTAGTTTAGTAGGTGCGAGGGATCAATGCTCTTTAATCCAAGGGCAAGTTGTTGATTTACGTCCTATGGAACAAATACCTCCAGATAGCGAATACCGATCCATTTATGACCCTTATTGGCAAGCGGAATATGGAACAGTAGGTGGGCATCGAGGGGCGAATTGCCGGCATTCACATATCCCATTCGTCCCGGGAGTTAATACTAACAATCAACCTCATTATGATGACGAGTTGAACGAAAGAGTATATGAAGCACGAAATACTCAACGGAGAATCGAACGTGAGATTGTTAAATATAAGAAAAATCTCATGGTAGCAGAGGGATTGAAAAGTGATAAGGTGGATTATTGGAAGATGATGGTTAAGCGTAGGCAAAGTGCTATGAGAGAGCATTTGAGCAAGAATGGTGAGTATTTGAGGCGTAACTATAAAAGGGAAAGAGTGTATACGCCATTGGATACGTTGTTAGAAGAGTTTTCTTATGATGATTAA
- a CDS encoding capsid protein — MPPVNYAEMYQQALQQKFSAGLSFSALYASPNNANIRWTSAKTIQIPNITTGGFVDVDRDVMGNYTRRVDNSWIPKTLEHDREFKTLVDPQDIDETNMALTIANITRVFNDEHKLPELDKYMASKLYAEYTSFGEEANTDDVTVDSVLNIFDDMMEEMDEAEVPQEGRILYVTPAVRKVLKNAEKIQRTLEVKGESSAVNRNIRSLDEVELISVPSSRMKTLYNFTDGAVADPAARQINMILIHPITVISPQKYEFVSLDEPSATTGGKYLYYERKYWDAFLIEQKVKGVKFNVEAPTAG; from the coding sequence ATGCCACCAGTAAATTATGCAGAAATGTATCAACAAGCATTGCAACAGAAGTTCTCAGCAGGATTATCCTTTAGCGCTCTTTATGCGTCACCAAACAATGCTAACATCCGATGGACGAGCGCAAAGACGATTCAGATTCCTAATATCACAACAGGAGGATTTGTAGACGTTGATCGTGACGTTATGGGGAATTACACGCGCCGAGTGGATAATTCATGGATCCCAAAAACACTCGAACATGACCGTGAGTTCAAAACGCTTGTCGATCCACAAGACATTGACGAGACGAATATGGCTCTTACAATTGCGAATATCACACGTGTGTTTAACGATGAGCATAAGTTACCTGAACTTGACAAGTACATGGCATCAAAATTATATGCAGAATACACTAGTTTTGGGGAAGAAGCTAACACGGACGATGTTACTGTTGATTCTGTGTTAAACATCTTCGATGATATGATGGAGGAAATGGACGAAGCGGAAGTGCCGCAGGAAGGCCGTATTCTTTATGTAACCCCTGCTGTGCGTAAGGTTCTTAAAAATGCTGAAAAAATTCAACGTACATTAGAGGTTAAAGGCGAATCTAGTGCGGTTAATCGTAATATCCGTTCTTTAGATGAAGTTGAACTTATTTCCGTTCCGTCTAGCCGTATGAAGACACTATACAACTTTACTGATGGAGCCGTTGCTGATCCAGCTGCACGACAAATCAATATGATTCTGATCCATCCTATTACTGTTATTTCTCCGCAGAAATATGAGTTTGTATCTCTTGATGAGCCTAGTGCTACAACGGGTGGTAAATACTTGTACTACGAGCGTAAGTACTGGGATGCATTTTTAATTGAGCAGAAAGTAAAGGGTGTTAAATTCAACGTTGAAGCACCGACAGCGGGATAA
- a CDS encoding putative minor capsid protein — translation MPKPPIDFCIDSFEYKEYLGENSWSEPEYAAPVLIEHCRIDRGAEYTSTTSGKQLLYNAVVFCYEGITTPLPVFKVQSVLVFDGLDHVLTKVIPIYEAYSKTIYSYELEVV, via the coding sequence ATGCCTAAACCGCCTATTGATTTTTGCATAGACTCATTTGAATACAAAGAATATCTAGGCGAAAACAGTTGGTCTGAACCTGAATATGCTGCACCGGTACTAATAGAGCATTGTCGTATTGATCGGGGAGCTGAATACACTTCAACAACATCCGGAAAGCAACTGCTATATAATGCGGTTGTTTTTTGTTATGAAGGGATAACGACTCCTTTACCAGTGTTTAAAGTGCAGTCTGTTCTTGTGTTTGACGGTTTAGATCATGTTTTGACCAAGGTTATACCGATATACGAAGCTTATAGTAAGACCATTTACTCTTACGAATTAGAGGTGGTCTAA
- a CDS encoding minor capsid protein, with amino-acid sequence MVQVTVNLDRAKIKLSSGNVKRGRYALANQALADMNQFVPMDESILRQSATIDIDGTGINYNARYARRLFYKPMYNYTTPGTGPRWDNKAKSVFMSDWIRAFTKGADW; translated from the coding sequence ATGGTGCAAGTTACTGTCAATTTGGATAGAGCGAAAATTAAGCTCAGTAGCGGGAATGTGAAACGTGGTCGATATGCATTAGCTAATCAAGCATTAGCAGATATGAATCAGTTTGTTCCGATGGATGAGAGTATCTTGCGACAAAGCGCAACGATTGATATTGATGGAACGGGGATCAATTACAATGCTCGCTACGCAAGAAGGTTGTTTTATAAACCTATGTACAATTACACTACACCGGGAACGGGCCCGCGATGGGACAATAAAGCGAAAAGTGTATTTATGAGTGACTGGATCAGAGCTTTCACAAAAGGAGCTGACTGGTAA
- a CDS encoding phage tail terminator protein: MDFIERLTEEINEMPGLPVTLKKGYLGVDESFVVYPLPGSRVVSQYMDGTSEQQLNFEFAMKSKSQSKIHSTLWAVQNELEALKSLTSNDGSFEFDELVITNKPFINNADEQGWFTFLLDVQANITVYKEE; encoded by the coding sequence ATGGATTTTATCGAGCGTCTAACTGAAGAAATAAATGAAATGCCAGGGCTTCCTGTCACATTAAAAAAGGGATATCTAGGTGTAGATGAGTCATTTGTAGTTTATCCTTTACCGGGATCAAGGGTTGTTAGCCAATATATGGACGGAACAAGCGAACAACAACTCAATTTTGAATTCGCTATGAAATCAAAATCACAAAGTAAAATACATTCGACTTTGTGGGCCGTGCAAAATGAGTTAGAGGCATTAAAGAGTTTAACGAGTAATGATGGTAGTTTTGAATTTGATGAACTAGTCATAACCAATAAGCCATTTATCAACAATGCGGATGAACAAGGATGGTTCACCTTTTTATTAGATGTACAAGCGAATATAACAGTTTACAAGGAGGAATAG
- a CDS encoding phage tail tube protein, with product MARSKNALRGHYVQEYTPGQEEPGAEWLELAKWISTIGDDTQEETEDTAYYDGDGTPETDVISVAGAYTPEGTYDPEDPAQALIAGKKYKTGDGRKIWHKVVSADGNTEWVGRATVTAIVAGAGDASAYETFSCNIRFDRIPEETDVTPVG from the coding sequence ATGGCTAGAAGTAAAAACGCATTACGAGGGCATTATGTTCAAGAATACACGCCAGGACAAGAAGAACCGGGAGCAGAATGGTTGGAGCTTGCGAAGTGGATCTCTACTATTGGAGATGATACACAAGAGGAAACGGAAGATACAGCGTACTACGATGGGGACGGCACGCCAGAAACGGATGTTATTTCTGTTGCGGGAGCTTATACACCAGAAGGCACTTATGATCCAGAAGACCCGGCGCAAGCGTTAATCGCAGGCAAAAAATACAAAACTGGTGACGGGCGTAAGATTTGGCATAAAGTTGTATCCGCAGATGGTAATACAGAATGGGTGGGACGTGCTACTGTAACTGCTATAGTTGCTGGTGCTGGTGACGCGAGTGCTTATGAGACATTTAGTTGTAATATTCGTTTTGACCGTATTCCAGAAGAAACTGACGTAACACCAGTAGGATAA
- a CDS encoding Gp15 family bacteriophage protein, which yields MRLNDPLVTSFLYNGKEYDIDLAFDNVLDLFDVLEDKTLRDYEKAEINLELLLNESLKGKEAIDLWNYVYEHFIEIKNKQPIEYDRLGNPMPVKENEKERFIDLDKDAEYIFASFQQAYHINLYQQQGKLHWHEFQSLLNGLPSNTIMQRIIQIRMWKPSKGESSEYKQSMRELQKVYALEEVKE from the coding sequence ATGCGGTTAAACGACCCTTTAGTCACCTCTTTTTTATATAACGGAAAAGAATACGATATAGATTTAGCATTTGATAACGTTCTGGACTTGTTTGACGTCCTAGAAGACAAAACCCTTAGAGACTATGAAAAAGCTGAAATTAACCTAGAATTGCTCTTAAATGAGTCATTAAAAGGAAAAGAAGCTATTGATCTATGGAACTATGTTTACGAGCATTTCATTGAGATCAAGAACAAACAACCAATTGAATATGACAGATTAGGAAATCCGATGCCTGTTAAAGAAAATGAAAAGGAACGTTTTATTGACTTGGATAAGGACGCTGAATATATATTCGCATCATTCCAACAGGCATATCACATAAATCTTTACCAGCAACAAGGGAAGCTCCACTGGCATGAATTCCAATCCCTGTTGAATGGCTTGCCATCTAATACGATCATGCAACGCATTATACAGATTAGGATGTGGAAACCAAGTAAAGGCGAGTCGAGTGAATATAAGCAATCTATGAGGGAGTTACAAAAAGTATACGCACTGGAGGAGGTGAAAGAATAA
- a CDS encoding tape measure protein gives MSDGSIKITIDVDGKPVEAASKSLDGLEASGNNAGKGVKATEDGLKGVGNESNTASGNIKKFVAALGLVAIAASAFQVLRSNMDAAISRFDTLNQFPKVLQALGVSAEDSERAMGRLSDGIDGLPTTLNDIAGSAQRMYTSFGDIDEATDTAIALNNALLGSGSSAEEAKRGTDQYIKALQAGKIDMDTWNTLSETMDVGLVKIAESFGFAGKSAKDDLYNALKDGTITLDQFNAKLIEVGTGTGIMAQLAKENSLGIATSLGNLRTAAARGIANIIESFNKLSKEVTGKDIAQNIDSLKNIVNASFNTIGKAIESATPIVVFFADGVKAAIPVVEALTPAILGLMAAYGSYVVITKVSAAISASNAILKVAMASSKALTLATQAQMAATVASTTATRADTIAKAAQAGTIKLSTLAIGVMTGTIKLSTAAMVIKTAATYALGAAIRFLMGPVGWIITGIGLLVAATVGLVRWFKRSSEESKRLNAETEELGSATEALSDSINSSSEAYKENQRDIKATAEANSELARKLEELSEKENKSASDKALLNSYIEELNGSVEGLILHIVKKQMH, from the coding sequence ATGTCAGACGGATCCATTAAGATAACGATTGATGTTGACGGCAAGCCGGTTGAAGCGGCTTCCAAAAGTCTAGATGGTCTTGAAGCATCCGGTAATAATGCGGGGAAGGGTGTCAAAGCGACTGAAGACGGCCTAAAAGGTGTCGGTAATGAGTCGAATACAGCGAGTGGCAATATTAAAAAGTTTGTTGCGGCACTTGGGCTTGTAGCCATTGCAGCATCCGCTTTTCAAGTTTTAAGGTCTAACATGGATGCAGCAATCTCACGTTTTGATACACTCAATCAATTCCCGAAGGTCTTACAAGCGTTAGGTGTATCGGCTGAGGACTCAGAACGAGCTATGGGGAGGTTGTCGGATGGTATTGACGGATTACCTACAACTCTAAACGATATAGCGGGTAGCGCTCAACGTATGTATACATCTTTTGGGGATATTGATGAAGCGACAGACACCGCTATTGCTTTAAATAATGCTTTATTGGGGTCCGGATCAAGTGCAGAAGAAGCGAAACGAGGTACAGACCAATACATTAAAGCGTTGCAAGCTGGAAAAATCGACATGGACACATGGAACACATTATCTGAAACAATGGACGTTGGGTTGGTTAAGATTGCGGAAAGTTTTGGTTTTGCAGGAAAGAGCGCTAAGGACGATTTGTATAACGCCTTGAAAGACGGAACGATCACGCTTGATCAATTCAACGCTAAACTTATTGAGGTTGGTACCGGAACGGGAATTATGGCCCAACTCGCAAAAGAGAATAGTTTAGGTATTGCTACATCACTAGGTAACTTGAGGACCGCGGCTGCTAGAGGAATTGCTAATATCATAGAATCGTTTAATAAACTTTCAAAAGAAGTCACAGGCAAAGATATTGCACAAAACATTGATAGTTTGAAAAACATCGTGAACGCCTCTTTTAATACGATCGGAAAAGCAATAGAAAGTGCTACTCCTATTGTTGTATTCTTTGCTGATGGAGTGAAAGCAGCTATTCCAGTTGTTGAAGCACTTACACCTGCAATCCTCGGATTAATGGCGGCTTATGGATCTTATGTAGTTATTACAAAAGTGAGCGCGGCTATTAGTGCATCAAACGCAATATTAAAAGTAGCAATGGCATCATCTAAAGCATTAACACTGGCCACGCAAGCGCAAATGGCTGCTACTGTAGCTTCAACAACAGCCACTAGAGCTGATACTATTGCAAAGGCGGCACAAGCCGGAACAATCAAATTAAGCACACTCGCAATAGGGGTCATGACAGGAACTATCAAGCTATCAACTGCGGCGATGGTTATTAAAACAGCCGCCACATATGCGTTAGGTGCCGCGATTAGGTTTTTGATGGGTCCTGTTGGTTGGATTATTACAGGTATCGGATTGTTGGTAGCTGCTACTGTAGGATTGGTTAGGTGGTTCAAACGTTCGAGTGAAGAAAGCAAAAGGCTAAATGCGGAAACGGAAGAACTAGGTTCAGCGACTGAAGCCCTAAGCGACTCAATCAATAGCTCATCCGAAGCCTATAAAGAAAACCAGAGAGACATCAAGGCGACAGCAGAAGCAAACAGCGAACTGGCTAGAAAATTAGAAGAGTTATCCGAGAAGGAAAATAAATCTGCATCTGATAAAGCCTTGCTTAATTCTTATATTGAAGAATTAAATGGATCGGTAGAGGGCTTAATCTTGCATATAGTGAAGAAGCAGATGCATTGA